A window of Sphingobacterium kitahiroshimense genomic DNA:
CTTGGAAGATCTGATCACATGCTTTGGGGTAATCGGTAATAAAATCGTTGCCTGCTCTAAATCACTTAAAATTGCATGGTATGTTTCCTTAACTGAACTACGTGTTGTCGGAATGTTAAAATCTGTTTTCTGCCTTATCGGAAGACCTAGATCGTTCTGGGCCGATTGCTCATCAAAGGCTGGAAGAAACAATGCCGCCAGCTGTAGCATAGATTTAGCTCGCAGATAATATGCTTGCCCTTTAATATCGTCATAGCTATTTCCATTAGCTGAATTCCGCTGAATTTCCTGTATACGTTCCAATACGGTATTTGCCGAGTATACCGAAGCATAGCTGTAAGTCCAACTATTGCTCCGGTCTTCAAAGATATAATCAGCCTCCCAAGTATACATTCTTCTATATTGTTCACTTGTCAATGACATATAATCCTTTTCAGCAAGATAATAGTCGTCACTGCTCACCTCTCCCTCTCCAGGATCTGAAAACACATTTCTTGAAGCATTATCTAAGATAGATTGTAGATCCATAAGCGTCGTAGGAACTACAAGCTTATTATCAGACTTCTCTTCCAATATTTTGTTGCAAGAATAAAAGCTAACGCATAGCATTAATGCGATTATCATTTTTAAGATATGTTTCATATTATCTTATTTTAATAGTTAGAGATCTAGTTTTAAGCCCAGCGTAAAGCTCTTTGGAGTTGGCATATAATAATCCATGTAATAGGCGTCAGGATCAATTTTCTCCTTATTTGCTCTCCATATCACACCAATATTGTTCACATTGAAAAAAGCCTTGATATGTTTAAGATAAAGCCTCGTGGCTATATTTTCAGGAACGCTATATGCTAAATTAATATATTGAAATCGGACATGATCTCCTTTACGAATCAAGGGCTCACTTCCTCCATAAAATGCATCCCGTTGCGTAGAAGCGGGGTATGTTATTGATGGCACATATGTCGATTGTTCATCTCCCGTATGTTGCCATCTATTGGCAAAATCCTCATTTCCAATCCATCTCGAAAAAAGATTCTGATAGTTGATTGATCTTTTCCTAAAGTAATACCCCATTTTGTAAGAAATACTCAGACTTAAAGTAAAATCTTTAACCGAAAACGAATTGAGAAAAGAACCAAAATAAGTAGGCAGTGCCGATCCAAAATAAACAAGGTCATCAATCTTGGTACCATTCCCTACCAATGCACGATAGTCTGTACTCACCTCTCCGTTCAAATACCCTCTTGGATCTCCGGTATTCGGATCCAAGCCTGCCCACTTATAGGCAAAGATGGAGTATACTGGTTTCCCTTCTATTCCAGAAATTGGAACAGCAGAGGAAAGAAAACTACTTGCTGCTTGTGTACCAAGATAATATTCGGTCACTTTATCCTTATAAATACTAAAATTTAAAGTACTCTTCCAGTTTAAATAAGATTTTTCTAGATTAACTGTATTTAATTGGATATCTAATCCCTTGCCGGTCATTGAAGCGGTATTTTTTACTAAAGTTGAAATCCCTGTTGTATAGTCGAGCTGTGAACTGCCAAAAAGATTACTTCCATACTTATTGTAAATATCTAAACTACCGCTGATCCTGTCATTTCTATTTGCGAAATCTAGCCCAAAGTTTAAGTTTTTAACTGTCTCCCACCTGAGTTCAGGATTGTTATAGTTAACAAAAATTGAGAACGGATCGCCAGTATAGGGTGAATTATTCAAATACTGGATCGTAGTGACCGCACTCATTGCTGGATCAATATTTCCACTTGATCCCATTGTACTACGGATCTTTAAAAGTGAAAGCTCATTCAGTTTGAACCAAGATTCATCGGAGAGTTTCCAGGCAACTCCCACAGACCAAAATGGATTCCATTGATCATTAGTTCTTAAGCCAAAGAGATTAGAAGCATCCCTTCTTGCACTCAATGTGACGAAATATCGAGACTTAAGATTATAAGCGAAACTTCCGAAAAATGAAAGGAAGTTATTATGAAACTCAGAAATACTGGAATTATCTTTGATAAATTGTCTGCTTCCCGTAATTAGATGCGCATACTGAGTCTTATAGTCTACCGTTCCAAATGTGAGGATATCTTTATTAAAACCATATAATCTATTTGCATTACCCGTGCTGCTTCTTGTCAGTAACTCCGCTCCTATCAGCGAACTGAATTCATGTCGTTTCCACTTATTTAGATAAGACAACTGTCCTCTAAAATTATTGGAAATTGAGTTTGAAAAACTATTATCCAATATTCCACCGACAGGGATATTATATTTCAACCCACCATTGCTATTGATCTCAGTAAAACTATTGATCAAATCGCGGGTATAATAGCTATCAATATCATTATTCAGTCTATTTTCACCGGACTGTTTCTCAAATTGATATTTAAATGATAAATTCAGATCTCCAATAGGCTTGTAATCAATGCCTACATTAATCAATAGGTCGTTCACTCCATTCTCAGATCTAGTATGTTTATGATCTTCAAGAGGATAGTAATTCCAGTCCAACAAATTGTATTGATCGACTATATTATCGATAAAAGATTGTCGATAGACTTTTCCTATAGCTATAGGATTACCCATTTCATCTGCAAAAGAAGTATATGGTAGTATGCCGCTAGCGTTTTGTATGATAGCGCCATATCTTGGTCTGCCGCTACGCTGTTGCTTTTTAGTGTATAAAAGTTCTGTACTTAATTCCAGCGACGCTATAGGTTTATAGCTTGAAAAATTTCGGACATTTATTCTTTCAAAATTAGCATCCAAAACATCTTTATTGCGGTCATACCCTATGGATAACAGGTTGGAAATCTTATCAGCCCTTGCACTTAAGGAAAGCATATGTTGCTGATTGACGGAGTTTTGATACATATATTTGGAATAATCATTTCTGACATCACGATCTCTTAATTTATCAATATCTACATATGCCTTAGACCTTTCGCCCTTTTCATTTTGATCATTATATATCAACCTTTCCACTACAGGCGACAAGAGCATTTTATTGCTAGAATTTATCCATGAATTATAATAGCCGTTTTCATACAGCATCAACTCCGCATCAATAAAATCAGTCGTTGAAATATTCGGTATGGAGAACAGATCAGGTTTATTTCCAAAAGTTGTATTGGAGCTAAAGTCTATTCCAAATGTCTGTCCTTTCTTTCCTTTTTTGCTGGTGATCACAATCACGCCATTGGCGGCTTTTGCCCCCCAGATGGATGAAGCTGAAGCATCTTTAAGAACTGTAATACTTTCAATATTGTTCGGGTTTATGTTGTCAAGGTCCCCATTGTACGGAAAGTTATCCAGCACAATCAAAGGTTCTTTTGGTCCACGAATTGAACTGATTCCTCTTACCGTAATTCTACCTCCAGCATTTGTACCTCTATCAACCATGATTCCGTTGGTGACAGCCTCCAGTCGGTCAAGTATATTAGTACTAACCTGCTGTTCCAATAGTTCAGGACCTATTTTTGTGAATGAACCTGTAGTTTTTTCTTTTGACAAAATCTCATATCCTGTATTGACCTGTACCTCATCCAATACCGCTTCATTTTTCGTCAATCTGAACGTGCTATTATCTTTCAGAGCTTGTAATTGAACTCTGAAAGGTATAAATCCAATATAATTTATTGTTAGAACGGTGTCCCTTAAGTTGGTCTGTA
This region includes:
- a CDS encoding SusC/RagA family TonB-linked outer membrane protein, giving the protein MLKKYSSIVVLYLVFCWTTALGQRIINGKVISDLDTTPLFGATVLIDGKTRTSTDKSGAFLVQTNLRDTVLTINYIGFIPFRVQLQALKDNSTFRLTKNEAVLDEVQVNTGYEILSKEKTTGSFTKIGPELLEQQVSTNILDRLEAVTNGIMVDRGTNAGGRITVRGISSIRGPKEPLIVLDNFPYNGDLDNINPNNIESITVLKDASASSIWGAKAANGVIVITSKKGKKGQTFGIDFSSNTTFGNKPDLFSIPNISTTDFIDAELMLYENGYYNSWINSSNKMLLSPVVERLIYNDQNEKGERSKAYVDIDKLRDRDVRNDYSKYMYQNSVNQQHMLSLSARADKISNLLSIGYDRNKDVLDANFERINVRNFSSYKPIASLELSTELLYTKKQQRSGRPRYGAIIQNASGILPYTSFADEMGNPIAIGKVYRQSFIDNIVDQYNLLDWNYYPLEDHKHTRSENGVNDLLINVGIDYKPIGDLNLSFKYQFEKQSGENRLNNDIDSYYTRDLINSFTEINSNGGLKYNIPVGGILDNSFSNSISNNFRGQLSYLNKWKRHEFSSLIGAELLTRSSTGNANRLYGFNKDILTFGTVDYKTQYAHLITGSRQFIKDNSSISEFHNNFLSFFGSFAYNLKSRYFVTLSARRDASNLFGLRTNDQWNPFWSVGVAWKLSDESWFKLNELSLLKIRSTMGSSGNIDPAMSAVTTIQYLNNSPYTGDPFSIFVNYNNPELRWETVKNLNFGLDFANRNDRISGSLDIYNKYGSNLFGSSQLDYTTGISTLVKNTASMTGKGLDIQLNTVNLEKSYLNWKSTLNFSIYKDKVTEYYLGTQAASSFLSSAVPISGIEGKPVYSIFAYKWAGLDPNTGDPRGYLNGEVSTDYRALVGNGTKIDDLVYFGSALPTYFGSFLNSFSVKDFTLSLSISYKMGYYFRKRSINYQNLFSRWIGNEDFANRWQHTGDEQSTYVPSITYPASTQRDAFYGGSEPLIRKGDHVRFQYINLAYSVPENIATRLYLKHIKAFFNVNNIGVIWRANKEKIDPDAYYMDYYMPTPKSFTLGLKLDL